A DNA window from Impatiens glandulifera chromosome 7, dImpGla2.1, whole genome shotgun sequence contains the following coding sequences:
- the LOC124909746 gene encoding agamous-like MADS-box protein AGL80 has protein sequence MTKSNGTRKKVKLSYILNRTLRKASFKKRKACIVKNLDELTTLCGVEGCTIIYSEFDSQPDVWPSTNEARRIITKYLGFPKIDQVKRRVNQETFTRQRIEKVQEKLKRQQRENRHKEMTYIMFQSMINPLTALSNLNVEGFEDLTRVASQYLMEVEKLMEIHMGFQPPPNTDFQQTSMGFQTLLTDFPQNDLPYMDPNVGMPDPSDLPPFP, from the exons ATGACTAAAAGCAACGGAACTAGAAAGAAAGTCAAGCTTTCTTATATTCTCAATCGCACTCTGAGAAAAGCTTCGTTCAAAAAGAGAAAAGCTTGTATTGTGAAGAACTTAGATGAACTCACTACCCTATGCGGCGTTGAAGGTTGTACAATCATTTATAGTGAATTTGATTCACAACCTGATGTATGGCCATCTACAAATGAAGCACGAAGAATAATTACCAAATACTTGGGTTTTCCGAAGATTGATCAAGTAAAACGAAGGGTCAACCAAGAGACTTTCACAAGGCAAAGGATCGAAAAGGTGCAAGAGAAACTGAAAAGACAACAAAGAGAGAACCGTCATAAAGAAATGACGTATATCATGTTTCAATCCATGATAAACCCACTAACAGCATTGTCAAATTTGAATGTGGAGGGTTTTGAGGACCTAACTAGGGTTGCCAGTCAATACTTAATGGAGGTTGAAAAGTTGATGGAGATTC ACATGGGATTCCAACCTCCTCCCAATACGGATTTTCAACAGACCAGCATGGGATTTCAGACTCTGCTCACTGATTTCCCACAAAATGACTTGCCTTACATGGATCCCAATGTGGGAATGCCCGACCCGAGCGACTTACCCCCATTTCCTTGA